In Bdellovibrio sp. GT3, one genomic interval encodes:
- a CDS encoding superoxide dismutase family protein has translation MKRIIAPVLAALFIGACAHKEEAPVVTAPPAPPAPTKAQAVLKAAKGSKIKGTVHFTEENGEIKVETMIDGLKAGPHGFHIHEVGTCEGDFTSAGGHFNPTNSKHGSLTSADRHVGDMGNLMADKKGKGNTTITIKGSLSGTDGIIGKSIIVHKGKDDLKSQPAGNAGAREACGVIEAM, from the coding sequence ATGAAAAGAATTATCGCACCAGTCCTTGCGGCACTATTTATCGGCGCTTGCGCTCACAAAGAGGAAGCTCCAGTAGTAACGGCTCCGCCTGCACCTCCAGCACCTACCAAAGCTCAAGCTGTATTGAAAGCAGCAAAAGGCTCCAAAATTAAAGGTACTGTTCACTTCACAGAGGAAAACGGCGAAATTAAAGTTGAAACAATGATCGACGGTTTGAAAGCCGGCCCTCACGGTTTCCACATCCATGAAGTTGGAACTTGCGAAGGTGATTTCACTTCTGCTGGTGGACACTTCAATCCAACAAATTCAAAACATGGTTCTTTGACTTCTGCTGATCGCCACGTGGGTGACATGGGCAACCTAATGGCTGACAAAAAAGGCAAAGGTAACACTACTATCACTATCAAAGGTTCATTGAGTGGTACTGATGGCATCATCGGTAAATCCATCATCGTACACAAAGGTAAAGATGATTTGAAATCTCAACCTGCTGGCAATGCTGGAGCTCGCGAAGCTTGCGGCGTTATCGAAGCAATGTAA
- a CDS encoding outer membrane beta-barrel protein — protein sequence MKKWSLAFAGLLLLFSAKSMAFGFYLEPGLFYESGDGKVDIDDSKATTKGLGVDLKLGMNFVDKMLFVGVDGSYSMPKFEHSNTGYDADATSMTYGAIIGVQTPLVGLRFWAGYVFGGTLDPEESGLFDVKFEEATGPKVGVGIKIFFVALNVEYMDLKYKKGSGNWGSVPSLDDFNNKVTMVSLSVPMSF from the coding sequence GTGAAAAAATGGAGCTTGGCGTTTGCGGGTTTGCTTCTTTTGTTCTCGGCAAAATCAATGGCCTTTGGTTTCTATCTGGAGCCGGGTCTTTTCTATGAAAGTGGCGACGGTAAAGTTGATATTGATGACTCAAAGGCGACAACGAAAGGTCTCGGCGTCGATCTGAAACTGGGTATGAACTTTGTCGATAAAATGCTTTTCGTGGGAGTCGATGGCAGCTACTCAATGCCAAAGTTTGAGCACTCAAATACCGGATATGATGCTGACGCGACCTCGATGACCTACGGTGCGATTATTGGCGTGCAAACTCCCTTGGTGGGCCTGCGCTTCTGGGCCGGCTATGTCTTTGGCGGAACACTGGACCCCGAGGAAAGTGGTCTATTTGACGTTAAATTCGAAGAAGCCACGGGACCCAAAGTTGGCGTCGGCATTAAGATCTTCTTTGTCGCGCTCAATGTTGAATACATGGATCTAAAATACAAAAAAGGCTCGGGCAACTGGGGTTCCGTCCCATCACTTGATGACTTTAACAACAAAGTCACCATGGTCAGCCTTTCTGTTCCGATGAGCTTCTAA
- a CDS encoding response regulator: MMMNSQEEKSRLLIVEDDADIRELLKHFLKEFVDEIVEAEDGAAALQYVKSKEFDTILSDIEMPNMNGLKFLAYVRSLGHMTPFVVLTAHGDHSRALEALSLGAFDFITKDSKRKLVIESVCSAIKIGREMKASKNDPVQSNHLRKIYTDMSKSSEMRLRKIIDQMSN, translated from the coding sequence ATGATGATGAATTCACAAGAAGAAAAAAGCAGATTGCTGATTGTTGAGGACGACGCGGATATTCGCGAGCTCCTGAAACATTTCTTAAAAGAATTCGTCGACGAAATCGTCGAGGCTGAAGATGGCGCCGCCGCTCTTCAATACGTGAAATCGAAAGAATTCGACACGATTCTGTCAGATATTGAAATGCCAAACATGAATGGCCTGAAGTTTTTGGCCTATGTTCGCTCCTTGGGTCATATGACTCCATTTGTGGTACTGACTGCACATGGCGATCACTCCCGTGCTCTCGAAGCCCTGTCATTGGGTGCATTCGATTTCATCACCAAGGATTCCAAACGTAAATTGGTTATCGAGAGCGTATGTTCTGCGATCAAAATCGGGCGCGAAATGAAAGCTTCCAAGAATGATCCGGTTCAATCCAATCATCTTCGCAAGATTTACACTGATATGTCCAAATCCTCAGAAATGCGCCTAAGAAAAATCATCGACCAGATGTCCAACTAA
- a CDS encoding 16S rRNA (guanine(527)-N(7))-methyltransferase RsmG, producing the protein MSFEQRIPLILELGFREEAIGQLKSYIDLLWSSNDELNLISRKMTFDELLDNHVIDCLLPLKQFPKNIKAAADFGSGGGLPGVIYAIQFPEVQFHLYEKSILKQNFLNRCKTIAPNLNVHGEIPKDLVDIDVVTARGFKPVDVILDVSRNYYAKKGKYFLLKARKEKIDEELTLARKKFKDLNVTVEPLKSPVLDVERHLVLI; encoded by the coding sequence ATGTCATTTGAACAGCGCATCCCCCTCATTTTGGAATTGGGCTTCCGTGAAGAAGCCATCGGTCAGCTTAAAAGCTATATCGACCTTCTATGGTCTTCCAATGATGAGCTGAATCTAATCAGTCGCAAAATGACTTTTGATGAGCTGCTGGATAATCACGTTATCGATTGTCTGCTTCCTCTAAAACAGTTTCCCAAGAACATCAAAGCTGCTGCTGACTTTGGCTCTGGCGGAGGCCTTCCTGGTGTTATCTATGCGATTCAATTTCCGGAAGTACAATTTCATCTGTACGAGAAAAGTATTCTGAAGCAGAACTTCCTGAATCGCTGCAAGACCATTGCTCCAAATCTGAATGTTCACGGCGAAATCCCCAAGGATCTTGTTGATATTGATGTTGTCACTGCACGTGGTTTTAAACCAGTTGATGTCATTCTTGATGTCAGCCGCAACTACTACGCGAAAAAAGGAAAGTACTTCCTTTTGAAAGCACGCAAAGAAAAAATTGACGAAGAGCTGACCCTGGCCCGCAAGAAATTCAAGGATCTTAACGTTACTGTAGAACCCTTGAAGTCCCCGGTTCTTGATGTCGAACGCCACTTGGTGCTGATCTGA
- a CDS encoding fumarylacetoacetate hydrolase family protein, with product MKLGTLKSAHSLDGDLCVVSRDLKTAVKATHIAPNLREAMEKWSSKEADLKKLYNDLNDGKAAGSFAVNEQDFHSALPRTWLFADGSAFIYHIKLVRKARNAPLPETLTTVPLMYQGECGQFLAPTEDIPQRDFAHGTDFEGEVGIVTDFVPMGVTPEEALKHIKLLVLINDVSLRGLIPAELAGGFGFFQSKPASALSPFAVTADELGDGYKDGRIQLPLDVTYNGEFFGKANAGAMHFHFGQLIAHAAKTRNLPAGAIIGSGTVSNEDHTKGSSCLAEKRMIEQIEQGEIKTPFMKAGDTIQMQMNNAKGESIFGKISQKVRSV from the coding sequence GTGAAACTAGGTACTCTGAAATCAGCTCATAGTTTGGATGGTGACTTGTGTGTGGTCAGCCGTGATTTGAAAACGGCGGTTAAGGCCACTCATATTGCTCCTAACTTGCGCGAGGCCATGGAAAAGTGGTCTTCAAAAGAAGCTGATTTGAAAAAGCTTTATAACGATTTGAATGATGGAAAAGCGGCCGGATCATTTGCGGTGAACGAGCAGGATTTCCACTCGGCATTGCCAAGAACCTGGCTGTTCGCAGATGGTTCTGCTTTTATTTATCATATCAAACTGGTGCGCAAAGCGCGTAATGCTCCATTGCCTGAAACATTGACGACTGTGCCGTTGATGTATCAAGGGGAGTGCGGGCAGTTCCTGGCTCCGACAGAAGATATTCCGCAGCGTGATTTTGCGCACGGGACGGATTTCGAAGGTGAAGTTGGTATTGTTACTGACTTCGTTCCGATGGGTGTAACTCCTGAGGAGGCGCTAAAGCATATTAAACTTCTGGTTTTGATCAATGACGTTTCTTTGCGTGGTTTGATCCCAGCTGAACTTGCCGGTGGATTTGGATTCTTCCAAAGTAAACCCGCTTCCGCACTTTCTCCATTTGCAGTGACTGCGGATGAATTGGGTGATGGATATAAAGACGGACGTATTCAATTGCCATTGGATGTGACTTACAACGGCGAGTTTTTTGGTAAAGCGAATGCAGGGGCAATGCACTTTCATTTCGGTCAATTGATTGCCCACGCGGCGAAAACTCGCAATCTGCCAGCTGGTGCTATCATCGGCAGCGGAACGGTTTCCAATGAAGATCACACCAAAGGTTCAAGCTGTCTGGCTGAAAAACGCATGATTGAACAGATTGAGCAAGGCGAGATCAAAACGCCATTCATGAAGGCGGGCGATACGATTCAAATGCAGATGAATAATGCCAAAGGAGAAAGTATCTTTGGTAAGATTTCACAGAAAGTTCGTTCAGTTTAA
- a CDS encoding Hpt domain-containing protein gives MCNKVDDKPKLVVLAAAYKDNDRNMAKIKVEIDADLQDLIPQFTENRKKDIAALQELINSNDLPAIAALTHKIKGAASSYGFMQLSEIAAQMEKLSKNNEAAQLANLAQDMKSHFENIEIQFVPMS, from the coding sequence ATGTGCAATAAAGTTGATGATAAACCAAAATTGGTTGTATTGGCCGCAGCTTATAAGGATAACGACAGGAATATGGCAAAAATCAAAGTAGAAATAGACGCTGACCTTCAGGATTTGATCCCTCAGTTCACTGAGAATCGCAAAAAAGACATCGCAGCCCTTCAGGAATTGATAAATAGCAACGACCTTCCGGCTATCGCGGCCTTAACTCACAAGATCAAAGGCGCAGCTTCCAGCTATGGCTTTATGCAATTAAGTGAAATTGCGGCACAAATGGAAAAGCTCTCCAAAAACAATGAGGCTGCCCAACTAGCGAATCTTGCCCAGGATATGAAATCTCACTTTGAAAATATCGAAATTCAGTTCGTTCCGATGTCTTAG
- a CDS encoding outer membrane beta-barrel protein codes for MKKLALSFLVVSGLFSSVAFADLTYGLEVGVRSQSGDTDASGVSTDSQTAMQFGMFGILPISGPWNVRTGLLYTQRPLVLKSGGSDGKVEMNYVDIPLNIMYKFEDYAGVYLGVNLAINMDKKCSLNNCNVTDVTSPLIPLTVGASFKFAPNFGLNVYFESASGKAAMAGGAELKNYRAVGANLLVTFD; via the coding sequence ATGAAAAAACTGGCACTATCGTTCCTTGTTGTTTCTGGTCTATTTTCTTCGGTAGCATTCGCTGATCTAACTTATGGTCTTGAGGTTGGCGTACGTTCCCAATCTGGCGATACTGACGCTTCTGGTGTAAGTACCGACTCTCAAACTGCAATGCAATTTGGTATGTTTGGTATTCTGCCAATTTCCGGTCCTTGGAATGTTCGTACCGGTTTGCTTTACACACAACGCCCTTTGGTATTGAAGTCCGGTGGTTCAGACGGGAAAGTCGAAATGAACTACGTCGATATTCCATTGAACATCATGTACAAATTCGAAGACTATGCTGGCGTATACTTGGGTGTGAACCTGGCAATCAATATGGATAAAAAATGCAGTTTGAATAACTGCAATGTGACGGATGTGACGTCTCCATTGATTCCATTGACTGTGGGTGCCTCCTTCAAGTTTGCACCGAACTTCGGTTTGAATGTTTATTTTGAAAGTGCCAGCGGCAAAGCTGCAATGGCTGGTGGTGCAGAATTGAAAAACTACCGCGCGGTTGGTGCTAACTTACTTGTTACTTTTGACTAA
- a CDS encoding OsmC family protein, with the protein MVKSTTHYHGDKHCEITHQPSSARIGTDAPKDNHGKGELFSPTDLVGAAMGSCMLTTMAIHSEKDAINLKGAWAEVEKEMVPNPRRIAKLNVILHLPMSIPHDYRKKLEDFALGCPVKVSMHPDMQIPVLFHYDIA; encoded by the coding sequence ATGGTAAAATCCACCACTCACTATCACGGCGACAAGCATTGCGAGATTACCCACCAACCTTCTTCAGCTCGTATCGGAACTGACGCCCCGAAGGACAATCACGGCAAGGGTGAGTTGTTTTCACCGACAGATCTGGTGGGCGCTGCCATGGGCAGTTGCATGCTTACGACCATGGCCATTCATTCAGAAAAAGATGCCATCAATTTGAAAGGCGCTTGGGCTGAAGTTGAAAAAGAAATGGTTCCGAATCCGCGTCGAATTGCAAAACTAAATGTGATCCTGCATTTGCCAATGAGCATCCCGCATGACTATCGCAAAAAGCTTGAAGACTTTGCCCTGGGTTGTCCGGTGAAGGTCAGCATGCATCCCGATATGCAAATTCCTGTTTTGTTTCACTATGATATAGCGTAG
- a CDS encoding NAD(P)H-quinone oxidoreductase, translating into MKVIEISTPGGPEVLKVAERPTPKPKEGEVLIKVKAAGVNRPDCAQRQGTYPPPPGASDLLGLEVSGEIVEVGPHVKRWRVGDPVCALVNGGGYAEFVVAPEGQCLPIPYDLDFTQAAALPETFFTVWTNVFESGQLKKGETILVHGGSGGIGTTAIQLSHQMGATVFTTVGKESAVEHCLQLGAQKVIQYKKEDFVTAVKDATNGKGVDVILDMVGGEYFARNIECLGKMGRLVQIATLQGASVSFDLRKMMAKRLMITGSTLRPRSTEEKSRIARSLEEQVWPLLNKGLLKPVIFKEFKLDQAREAHELMESSAHTGKIVLNVF; encoded by the coding sequence ATGAAGGTTATTGAAATTAGCACGCCAGGCGGGCCGGAAGTACTTAAGGTGGCAGAGCGCCCGACACCAAAACCCAAAGAAGGTGAAGTCCTTATCAAGGTGAAGGCCGCTGGGGTGAACCGACCTGATTGCGCTCAAAGACAGGGAACGTATCCTCCTCCTCCCGGGGCTTCGGATTTGCTGGGGCTGGAGGTTTCAGGAGAAATTGTGGAAGTCGGCCCGCATGTGAAGCGCTGGCGGGTGGGTGACCCGGTGTGTGCCCTGGTCAATGGCGGAGGTTACGCGGAATTTGTTGTCGCTCCCGAGGGTCAGTGTCTGCCCATTCCCTACGATCTGGATTTTACTCAGGCGGCAGCGTTGCCGGAGACCTTTTTTACAGTTTGGACCAATGTATTTGAAAGTGGTCAGCTAAAAAAAGGTGAAACGATTTTAGTGCATGGCGGTTCCGGGGGAATTGGAACAACTGCGATTCAACTTTCCCATCAGATGGGTGCCACAGTTTTCACCACAGTCGGAAAAGAGTCGGCCGTCGAGCACTGTTTGCAATTGGGGGCACAGAAAGTCATTCAGTACAAAAAAGAAGATTTCGTGACGGCGGTTAAAGACGCCACCAATGGCAAGGGTGTTGATGTCATTCTGGATATGGTGGGCGGTGAATACTTTGCTCGGAATATTGAGTGCCTGGGTAAAATGGGGAGATTGGTTCAGATCGCAACTCTGCAAGGCGCTTCAGTGTCGTTTGATTTACGCAAGATGATGGCCAAAAGGCTGATGATCACAGGTTCAACTTTAAGACCACGATCGACGGAAGAGAAATCTCGCATTGCCAGAAGCCTGGAAGAGCAGGTTTGGCCGTTGTTGAACAAAGGTCTTTTGAAGCCAGTGATTTTCAAAGAGTTCAAACTGGATCAAGCTCGTGAGGCTCATGAGCTGATGGAATCCAGTGCTCACACAGGGAAAATAGTTCTTAACGTGTTTTAA
- the hmgA gene encoding homogentisate 1,2-dioxygenase, with product MENQYLSGFGNHFSSEARAGALPVDQNSPQRVSMGLYAEQLSGSAFTAPRHHNLYSWLYRIRPSVAHKAFVPMKELTAKTFTKPKYINPNQMRWNPVSEDVTQDFVEGIRTVCGNGGVEEHRGIHVHLYSFNKGMGQRYFMNADGDFMFVPQAGSIQIKTEVGFINAEPGEIAVVPRGMKFQVNPLGSGKCTGYLGENFGCPFQLPDLGPIGANGLAHRRHFQTPVAAFEDLEGKYELLGKFAGELWSSELTHSPLDVVAWHGNYVSYKYDLRKFNTINTVSFDHPDPSIFTVLTSPSEIPGTANVDFAIFPPRWMVAENTFRPPYFHRNCMSEYMGLIYGEYDAKTGGGFVPGGGSLHNFYSAHGPDVETFEKASDAELKPVRLSQTMAFMFESRSPYRVTDFAMGKELLQSNYQDCWQGFKKGFK from the coding sequence ATGGAAAATCAATATTTGTCAGGATTCGGAAATCATTTTTCTTCAGAAGCTCGCGCTGGTGCATTGCCTGTGGATCAGAACTCTCCACAGCGAGTTTCCATGGGGCTTTACGCGGAACAACTGAGTGGTTCAGCATTCACAGCTCCGCGCCATCATAATCTGTATTCGTGGCTGTATCGCATTCGTCCATCGGTTGCGCACAAAGCTTTTGTTCCGATGAAGGAACTGACTGCAAAAACATTCACAAAACCCAAATACATCAATCCCAATCAGATGCGCTGGAATCCGGTATCTGAAGATGTCACACAGGATTTTGTGGAGGGCATCCGCACTGTTTGTGGCAACGGCGGAGTTGAAGAACATCGCGGTATTCATGTGCATTTGTATTCGTTTAACAAAGGCATGGGTCAGCGTTATTTCATGAACGCCGATGGCGACTTCATGTTTGTTCCGCAAGCAGGATCCATTCAAATTAAAACTGAAGTGGGCTTCATTAATGCAGAACCGGGCGAAATTGCGGTGGTTCCACGCGGGATGAAGTTTCAAGTGAATCCTTTGGGTTCAGGCAAATGCACAGGGTACTTGGGGGAAAACTTTGGTTGTCCGTTCCAATTGCCAGATCTGGGGCCGATCGGTGCCAATGGACTTGCGCACCGTCGTCATTTTCAAACTCCTGTGGCAGCGTTCGAAGACCTTGAGGGCAAGTATGAGTTGCTTGGAAAATTTGCCGGCGAATTATGGAGCTCGGAGCTGACTCATTCTCCGTTGGATGTGGTGGCTTGGCATGGAAACTACGTTTCCTATAAATACGATCTAAGAAAATTTAATACTATCAACACTGTCAGCTTCGATCATCCAGATCCTTCGATTTTCACTGTGTTGACTTCGCCAAGTGAAATCCCTGGAACGGCCAATGTGGATTTTGCCATCTTCCCACCGCGCTGGATGGTTGCCGAGAATACATTCCGTCCGCCGTATTTCCATCGCAACTGCATGAGTGAGTATATGGGACTGATCTACGGGGAGTATGATGCCAAGACCGGCGGTGGCTTTGTGCCAGGTGGAGGCAGTCTTCATAATTTCTATTCGGCTCATGGGCCGGATGTTGAGACTTTTGAAAAGGCCAGCGATGCAGAACTTAAACCGGTTCGTTTGTCACAAACAATGGCGTTTATGTTTGAATCACGGTCTCCGTACCGCGTGACTGATTTTGCAATGGGGAAAGAACTTCTTCAGTCGAACTATCAGGATTGCTGGCAGGGATTCAAAAAGGGATTTAAATAA
- a CDS encoding ATP-binding protein — protein MTIRLRILLFTLLIVTGAMIAAGTMGYKIGASTLQSGHSERLIQIRLNRTQALKTDLENLGNNLLVAAEMVRVRDSVSAFHESFIKLNNNIPEKTLAQNIRIVNSHYTGHAASHDDTPIADRLGKPALVLQAMILMEAERNESTPRNVIALKEADPYGYSKVHSEIHTFLSDYADRFQVEDVLLIDRDGVVVYSVQKGLELGASLDTGFFSGTRLTDVYRWSQSAPPQTFRFFDFAPLSSGFPEYVSYIAAPIYDQKNYIGTLLFKIGLNRFDQILSDNYQWKKQGLRETGEVVAFGPDGLMRNSSRMFHENPGEFNRQFSSAGAKQESINAVQTKGTTALIAAVPADKIRHYLRSEDSVETGTDYLNAVSLMSIGKVQLPGGVEWVIIAKSNFNETTGPINHYLVVFVVIGLLFLIVSLGLAYFFGKQLTQPLSYLHRKIQSQGGAIKEISYSNQDEFANVFNDYNSLAQNLNQEKQEKNVLEDVILTLGKVMFMVEVIPGYEGHLKAIIRKTNRIAYELIGTPEMSVVGSDISLWMDIEAKDLINTHKKEANLKCLSGERIPLAVTVIPMENTTGRERFVVVGNDLRWKIEAQRELRMKEDLLKASQAISKTGSFRWDLRNGQMLWSDEQFKLLGLNPTEVQPSYELFRAMVHHEDVQELDNAIRMQGIGTREFHFVLRVRRADTNEYVWTNMMGITEYDDNKNALCTWGINQDITELKKAELELISMKDEAEKSSLAKSQFLAHMSHEIRTPMNAIMGMAELLKETKLDPDQRYYLTIFQKASDVLMTLINDILDLSKIEAGEVSIENIFFDLRKMMTDVQEIMRPRAQLKGVDYSFEIGQGVNINLMGDPTKLRQVLINLVSNSIKFTDRGEITVSVTKNATKKDSLLIAVRDTGVGIAPQKQHLIFQKFSQADSSITRRYGGTGLGLAISKSLVELMGGQIWFKSRENTGTTFYFTMPYREQSVGLNIETNPLVNTGLLSFADQYEARETEKLPTTVRDNKNLRILLADDTEDNRILFTHFLKSFPFEIIEAENGLEAVDKIKSNEFDIVFMDVQMPEMDGYAATSIIREWERTTRHAHIPIIALTAHALSDDKQKSINAGCDDHITKPFKKDVLLGVINRFTN, from the coding sequence ATGACAATCAGACTTCGAATTCTCCTTTTCACATTGCTCATTGTGACTGGTGCGATGATCGCGGCAGGAACGATGGGCTATAAAATTGGAGCCTCCACTCTGCAAAGTGGACATTCGGAGCGCCTGATTCAGATTCGACTGAATCGCACGCAAGCGCTGAAAACCGATTTGGAAAATCTGGGAAACAATCTTCTGGTCGCTGCCGAAATGGTACGTGTTCGCGATTCCGTTTCCGCTTTTCATGAATCTTTTATTAAGCTCAACAACAATATTCCCGAAAAAACTCTGGCTCAGAACATCCGGATCGTAAATTCACATTACACTGGTCATGCGGCAAGCCATGATGACACCCCTATTGCCGATCGATTAGGCAAACCTGCATTGGTTCTGCAAGCGATGATTCTGATGGAAGCTGAACGCAATGAAAGTACTCCCCGTAACGTGATTGCTCTTAAAGAGGCTGATCCGTATGGCTATTCCAAAGTACACAGCGAAATTCATACTTTCCTTTCAGACTATGCAGATCGTTTTCAGGTGGAAGACGTCCTGCTGATCGATCGCGACGGAGTTGTCGTTTACTCGGTCCAAAAAGGATTGGAGCTAGGGGCCAGCCTGGATACTGGCTTCTTCAGCGGAACGCGACTGACAGATGTCTACCGCTGGTCTCAAAGCGCGCCACCCCAAACATTCAGATTCTTTGATTTTGCGCCGCTGTCCTCGGGATTTCCGGAATACGTTTCTTATATTGCCGCGCCAATTTATGATCAAAAAAACTATATCGGAACTTTGTTATTTAAGATTGGTCTGAATCGATTCGATCAGATACTGAGCGACAACTATCAATGGAAAAAGCAAGGACTGCGCGAAACTGGTGAGGTCGTGGCATTTGGCCCGGATGGTTTAATGAGAAACAGCTCACGCATGTTTCACGAAAACCCAGGGGAATTTAACCGACAGTTTTCCAGTGCCGGTGCCAAACAAGAAAGCATCAACGCAGTCCAAACCAAGGGCACCACGGCCCTGATTGCAGCAGTCCCAGCTGACAAGATTCGCCACTATCTGCGCTCTGAAGACTCTGTGGAAACAGGAACAGATTACCTCAATGCCGTCAGCCTGATGTCGATTGGTAAAGTACAGTTACCCGGCGGCGTGGAATGGGTGATCATTGCCAAGTCAAATTTCAACGAAACTACCGGTCCAATCAATCACTACTTGGTTGTTTTCGTTGTCATTGGTTTATTGTTTTTAATTGTCTCTTTGGGATTGGCATACTTTTTCGGCAAACAGCTGACTCAGCCTTTAAGTTACCTGCACCGTAAAATTCAGTCTCAAGGTGGTGCCATCAAGGAAATCTCATATTCAAATCAGGACGAGTTCGCCAATGTCTTCAATGACTATAATTCCCTGGCTCAGAATCTGAATCAGGAAAAGCAGGAAAAAAATGTCCTGGAAGATGTCATTCTGACTCTGGGCAAGGTCATGTTCATGGTTGAAGTGATCCCCGGCTACGAGGGACACCTTAAAGCCATCATCCGCAAAACAAATCGCATCGCCTATGAACTTATCGGCACTCCTGAAATGTCGGTTGTGGGTTCTGATATCTCCCTATGGATGGATATTGAGGCGAAGGATCTGATAAACACACATAAGAAAGAAGCAAATTTGAAGTGCCTGTCGGGAGAACGCATCCCATTGGCGGTCACAGTCATCCCGATGGAAAATACCACGGGCCGAGAGCGCTTTGTTGTTGTGGGTAATGACTTGCGCTGGAAAATCGAAGCCCAGCGCGAACTTCGCATGAAAGAAGATCTGTTGAAGGCCTCCCAGGCCATCTCCAAAACCGGATCCTTCCGATGGGACCTGCGTAACGGTCAAATGCTGTGGTCAGATGAACAGTTTAAATTGTTGGGACTTAATCCCACCGAGGTTCAACCCAGTTATGAACTTTTCAGAGCGATGGTTCACCACGAGGACGTGCAGGAGCTGGATAACGCCATTCGCATGCAAGGCATCGGCACTCGCGAATTTCATTTCGTACTTAGAGTCCGTCGTGCCGACACTAATGAGTATGTTTGGACGAACATGATGGGCATCACAGAGTATGATGATAATAAAAATGCTCTGTGTACTTGGGGTATTAATCAGGATATCACGGAACTTAAGAAAGCCGAACTTGAGTTAATCTCGATGAAGGACGAAGCCGAGAAGTCGTCATTGGCCAAGTCTCAATTCCTGGCCCACATGAGTCATGAAATCCGAACACCGATGAATGCCATCATGGGTATGGCCGAGCTGCTAAAAGAAACCAAGCTTGATCCGGATCAACGTTACTATCTGACGATATTCCAAAAAGCCAGCGACGTGTTGATGACCTTAATCAATGACATCCTGGATCTTTCAAAAATTGAGGCCGGTGAGGTTTCAATCGAAAATATCTTCTTTGATCTGCGCAAAATGATGACAGATGTTCAGGAAATTATGAGACCTCGCGCGCAGTTAAAAGGCGTGGACTATTCATTTGAAATTGGTCAGGGTGTTAACATCAATCTCATGGGTGACCCCACAAAACTTCGTCAAGTACTGATCAATCTAGTAAGCAACTCAATCAAATTTACAGATCGTGGGGAAATCACCGTTTCCGTCACAAAGAATGCCACCAAAAAAGACAGCCTGTTGATCGCTGTCCGCGATACCGGTGTTGGTATTGCTCCACAAAAACAACATTTGATATTCCAGAAGTTTTCGCAAGCTGACAGCTCCATCACACGTCGATACGGTGGAACCGGTTTAGGTTTGGCCATCTCCAAGAGCCTGGTTGAACTGATGGGCGGACAAATCTGGTTCAAGAGCCGTGAAAACACAGGAACGACGTTCTATTTCACTATGCCTTATCGCGAGCAAAGCGTCGGCCTGAACATTGAGACCAATCCCTTGGTAAACACAGGCCTGCTCTCATTTGCTGATCAATATGAAGCTCGAGAGACAGAAAAACTGCCAACAACAGTTCGCGACAACAAGAACCTGCGTATTCTTCTTGCAGATGATACTGAGGATAATCGCATTCTGTTCACCCATTTCCTAAAAAGCTTCCCATTTGAAATAATTGAAGCCGAGAATGGACTTGAAGCGGTAGATAAGATAAAGTCTAACGAGTTTGATATCGTCTTCATGGACGTTCAAATGCCAGAAATGGATGGCTATGCAGCCACATCGATCATTCGTGAATGGGAACGCACTACCAGACATGCGCACATTCCAATAATCGCACTGACAGCTCACGCCCTTTCTGACGATAAGCAAAAATCCATAAACGCCGGATGTGACGATCACATCACCAAGCCGTTTAAAAAGGATGTTTTGTTAGGCGTGATTAACAGGTTTACGAATTAA